A genomic window from Halodesulfovibrio sp. includes:
- the gap gene encoding type I glyceraldehyde-3-phosphate dehydrogenase — protein MIKIGINGFGRIGRLVFRAATQRDDIEVVGINDLIDVDYIAYMLKYDSTHGRFNGTVEVVDGNLVVNGKTIRVTSECCPDKLAWDAIGAEYVVESTGFFLTDESARGHIKAGAKKVILSAPSKDATPMFVMGVNHNEYAGQDIVSNASCTTNCLAPLAHVVHNAFGIVEGLMTTVHATTATQKTVDGPSCKDWRGGRGAGQNIIPSSTGAAKAVGKVIPSLNGKLTGMSFRVPTPDVSVVDLTCRLEKPATYEEIKAAVKKASENELKGILAYTEDAVVSTDFVGEPCTSVFDAEAGIALNDNFVKLIAWYDNEWGYSCKVLDLLAHVAAN, from the coding sequence ATGATTAAAATCGGTATTAACGGCTTTGGCCGTATAGGCCGCCTTGTTTTCAGGGCTGCAACTCAGCGTGATGATATTGAAGTAGTTGGTATTAACGACCTTATCGATGTTGATTACATCGCTTACATGCTCAAGTACGACTCCACTCACGGTCGTTTCAACGGTACTGTTGAAGTTGTAGACGGCAACCTTGTTGTTAATGGTAAAACTATCCGCGTAACCAGCGAATGTTGCCCTGACAAACTTGCATGGGATGCAATCGGTGCAGAATACGTTGTAGAATCTACAGGTTTCTTCCTCACTGATGAATCTGCTCGTGGTCACATCAAAGCTGGTGCAAAGAAAGTTATCCTTTCTGCTCCTTCTAAAGATGCAACTCCTATGTTCGTTATGGGTGTTAACCACAATGAATACGCAGGACAGGACATCGTTTCTAACGCTTCCTGTACTACTAACTGCCTTGCTCCGCTTGCACACGTTGTACACAACGCATTCGGCATTGTGGAAGGTCTTATGACTACTGTTCACGCTACCACAGCTACTCAGAAAACCGTTGACGGTCCTTCTTGCAAAGACTGGCGCGGTGGTCGTGGTGCTGGCCAGAACATCATTCCAAGTTCTACAGGTGCTGCAAAAGCTGTTGGTAAAGTAATTCCTTCTCTTAACGGTAAGCTTACAGGTATGTCTTTCCGTGTTCCAACTCCAGACGTGTCTGTAGTTGACCTCACATGCCGTCTCGAAAAGCCTGCTACTTACGAAGAAATTAAAGCAGCAGTGAAAAAAGCTTCTGAAAATGAGCTTAAAGGCATTCTCGCATACACTGAAGATGCTGTTGTTTCCACTGACTTTGTTGGTGAACCTTGCACATCTGTTTTTGATGCAGAAGCTGGTATTGCTCTTAACGATAATTTTGTTAAACTTATCGCATGGTACGACAACGAATGGGGTTACTCCTGTAAAGTTCTCGACCTGCTTGCACACGTAGCTGCTAACTAG
- the ald gene encoding alanine dehydrogenase, producing the protein MIVGVLKEIKVKENRVCMTPAGVATMVSRGHEILVEKNAGVGSGFSDEDYVAAGGTIIDTPQEICEKAEMVMHVKEPQPSEYGMLRKGQILFTYLHLAADEPQTKGLMESGATCIAYETVQKADRSLPLLTPMSEVAGRMAIQQGAKALEKTTGGLGKLLGGVPGVAPAKVMVIGGGVVGVQAAKMACGLGAQVYLMDINLDRLRYLSDVMPANCTTLMSSKGAIQELLPEMDLVVGAVLIPGAKAPAVVTRDDLKLMKKGAALVDVAIDQGGCFETSKATTHENPTYEVDGVVHYCVANIPGAVPMTSTMALTNATLPYALEIADKGWKKACQENEEIKLGLNVHEGKLTYKAVCDAFGFEYTPVEDVL; encoded by the coding sequence ATGATCGTAGGTGTACTTAAAGAAATTAAAGTTAAAGAAAACCGTGTTTGTATGACTCCAGCTGGCGTTGCCACAATGGTATCCCGTGGTCACGAGATTCTCGTTGAAAAAAATGCTGGTGTCGGTTCTGGTTTCTCTGATGAAGACTATGTAGCTGCTGGTGGGACTATCATCGATACTCCGCAGGAAATTTGTGAAAAAGCCGAAATGGTAATGCACGTTAAAGAGCCTCAGCCTTCTGAGTACGGCATGCTCCGTAAAGGTCAGATTCTCTTTACTTATCTCCACCTTGCAGCTGATGAGCCTCAGACTAAAGGTCTTATGGAATCCGGCGCAACTTGCATTGCATACGAAACTGTTCAGAAAGCAGACCGTTCACTTCCACTTCTTACACCTATGTCTGAAGTTGCTGGTCGTATGGCAATCCAGCAGGGCGCAAAAGCTCTTGAAAAAACTACTGGCGGTCTCGGTAAACTTCTCGGCGGTGTGCCAGGCGTAGCACCAGCTAAAGTAATGGTTATCGGCGGCGGTGTTGTAGGTGTTCAGGCTGCAAAAATGGCTTGTGGTCTCGGTGCTCAGGTATACCTCATGGATATCAACCTTGATCGTCTCCGTTACCTCTCTGACGTAATGCCTGCTAACTGCACAACTCTCATGTCTTCCAAAGGTGCTATTCAGGAACTTCTTCCAGAAATGGACCTCGTAGTAGGTGCTGTACTTATTCCGGGTGCAAAAGCTCCTGCTGTTGTTACACGTGACGACCTTAAGCTTATGAAGAAAGGTGCTGCTCTTGTAGACGTTGCTATTGACCAGGGTGGTTGTTTCGAAACTTCCAAAGCAACTACTCATGAGAATCCAACTTACGAAGTAGACGGCGTTGTTCACTACTGCGTAGCTAACATTCCTGGTGCAGTTCCAATGACTTCTACAATGGCTCTTACAAACGCTACTCTTCCTTACGCTCTCGAAATTGCAGACAAGGGCTGGAAAAAAGCTTGTCAGGAAAACGAAGAAATTAAACTTGGTCTCAACGTTCACGAAGGCAAACTGACATACAAAGCTGTTTGTGACGCTTTCGGATTTGAATACACTCCTGTCGAAGACGTATTATAA
- a CDS encoding APC family permease produces MVETQGSLKKTIKPSQAWALALGAILGWGAFVLPALRFLPTAGPLAACIGFALGGMMLLFVAMSYGDMIGKYPVAGGEFVFAYVGFGPTAAFICGWALALGYICIIALNASALALLFRFLLPGVFEVGYLYTIVGWDVYIGELLMLIAILVGCGWINYRGANLVGKIQVFLALALVGGVFTLFAGTTLHETSSLANLIPLYAEGRSPIASIMAIVAIAPWLYVGFDTIPQAAEEFDFPHEMATKLMVTAILCGVVLYSMVTLAVAGLMPYKELLALDVPWATGHVASISLGKAGSVILAIAVSAAIFTGINGFFIASSRLLFSIGRAKILPAWFGDVHPKYGTPHKSIVFVTLLTILAPFFGREMLNWVVDMSAVGTVIGYLFTCLAAYKVAVAFRNEESSSKKIVFAAIGSVSSIVCILLLTVPGSPGSIGTESWIALVFWILLGAFFYKLKMGEFKNLDFETQRSLMMGGIDRPVFFKK; encoded by the coding sequence ATGGTTGAGACACAAGGCTCGTTAAAAAAGACAATTAAGCCCAGTCAGGCATGGGCGCTTGCATTGGGAGCAATTTTAGGGTGGGGCGCGTTTGTTCTGCCTGCGCTGCGTTTTTTGCCAACAGCTGGACCTCTTGCAGCATGCATCGGTTTTGCCCTTGGCGGGATGATGTTGCTTTTCGTAGCTATGAGCTATGGCGATATGATTGGTAAGTATCCTGTGGCTGGCGGTGAATTCGTATTCGCCTATGTCGGGTTTGGACCAACTGCTGCCTTTATCTGCGGATGGGCACTCGCTTTAGGATATATATGTATCATTGCCCTTAACGCATCGGCGCTTGCATTGCTTTTCCGTTTCCTGTTGCCGGGAGTTTTTGAGGTTGGATATCTCTACACCATTGTCGGCTGGGATGTGTATATTGGTGAGCTGCTAATGCTGATAGCTATTCTCGTAGGTTGCGGGTGGATTAACTACCGCGGTGCGAATCTTGTCGGGAAAATTCAAGTTTTTCTCGCGCTTGCTCTCGTAGGTGGCGTGTTTACCTTGTTTGCAGGAACAACATTACATGAGACTTCTTCTTTAGCGAATTTAATCCCTCTGTATGCTGAAGGACGTAGCCCGATAGCTTCTATTATGGCTATCGTAGCGATTGCCCCTTGGCTTTATGTTGGTTTTGATACCATTCCGCAGGCGGCAGAAGAATTTGATTTTCCGCATGAGATGGCAACAAAATTAATGGTGACTGCAATTTTATGCGGTGTGGTTCTGTATTCTATGGTTACCCTCGCTGTAGCTGGTTTAATGCCGTATAAAGAATTGTTGGCGCTGGATGTGCCATGGGCAACAGGGCATGTTGCTTCTATCTCTCTTGGAAAAGCAGGAAGTGTGATTCTTGCCATAGCAGTCTCTGCTGCAATCTTTACTGGCATTAACGGCTTTTTTATTGCGTCTTCTCGACTTTTGTTCAGTATCGGTCGCGCGAAGATTCTTCCTGCTTGGTTCGGAGATGTTCACCCTAAATACGGCACGCCGCATAAGTCTATTGTGTTTGTAACTCTCCTTACCATTCTTGCACCGTTTTTTGGTCGAGAAATGCTTAACTGGGTTGTGGATATGTCTGCTGTTGGTACGGTTATCGGCTACCTTTTCACCTGTCTGGCTGCTTACAAAGTCGCTGTAGCCTTCCGTAACGAAGAATCAAGCTCTAAGAAGATAGTTTTTGCGGCAATTGGTTCGGTTAGCTCTATTGTGTGTATTTTGCTTTTAACTGTTCCGGGTTCACCGGGTTCCATTGGTACTGAGTCGTGGATTGCTTTAGTCTTTTGGATTCTTCTTGGAGCGTTCTTTTACAAATTAAAAATGGGTGAATTCAAAAATCTTGATTTTGAAACTCAGCGTTCTCTGATGATGGGGGGCATAGATCGCCCTGTATTTTTTAAAAAGTAG
- a CDS encoding serine protease, protein MHHRYTFLLLFLFSFVLLLSSGCSNRQYVSGDPTYTTKDCIQVLDVDEHEALKIGYTAALEAFDSVTYQPSAQRIRASYYSDVVGNARSNIDVVELTSKTDNTISGFVFDVNTKGKGLNSTLIPSYLTKKFAKELQIYINEKKVLTNVICGFERYNSSNKLHRASGTCWLVDSRGYLVTCEHVAGHKRALKVFLPDGTVVPASVVITDEANDIAILKIDPLPEKYRPIPVALTGMSDIGESIYLLGFPKGDTIGTVLKMTDGIISAHLGFKNNTSEYQVDAAINGGNSGGPVLDAHGRAIGMASSKIVDKGTEGLGYIKKSSCLALLFAQVGISPMPSIKEKFTAPEIYSQYRNSVFLIKRN, encoded by the coding sequence ATGCATCACCGCTACACGTTTCTTCTTCTCTTCCTCTTTTCTTTCGTACTCTTGCTGAGCAGCGGATGTTCCAACAGACAATATGTTTCCGGCGACCCAACCTATACAACCAAAGACTGCATACAAGTTTTAGATGTCGATGAACATGAAGCATTGAAGATTGGATACACCGCGGCTTTAGAAGCGTTCGATAGCGTCACATATCAACCAAGTGCACAGCGCATACGAGCCTCATATTACAGTGACGTAGTGGGAAATGCCCGTTCCAACATTGATGTTGTCGAATTAACTTCAAAAACTGACAATACGATCTCTGGCTTTGTCTTTGATGTTAACACAAAGGGCAAAGGACTTAACAGCACACTTATACCAAGCTATCTGACAAAAAAATTTGCTAAAGAGCTTCAGATTTATATTAATGAAAAAAAAGTGCTCACCAATGTGATTTGTGGATTTGAAAGGTACAACTCATCGAACAAATTACATCGAGCATCGGGGACATGCTGGCTTGTAGATTCTCGTGGCTACCTTGTTACCTGCGAGCATGTTGCAGGACACAAACGTGCATTAAAAGTATTCTTGCCGGACGGAACCGTAGTTCCAGCGAGCGTCGTCATTACCGATGAAGCTAATGATATTGCCATTCTTAAAATTGACCCTCTGCCGGAAAAATACCGTCCAATTCCTGTGGCACTCACAGGTATGAGTGACATTGGCGAATCCATTTATCTTCTCGGTTTTCCGAAAGGAGATACGATTGGCACTGTGCTGAAAATGACAGATGGCATTATCAGCGCTCATCTGGGATTTAAAAACAACACGTCTGAATATCAGGTAGATGCAGCAATCAATGGCGGCAACAGCGGAGGCCCTGTGCTTGATGCGCACGGCAGAGCTATTGGCATGGCTAGCTCTAAAATTGTCGATAAAGGAACCGAAGGACTCGGGTACATAAAAAAATCCAGCTGCCTTGCATTACTCTTCGCACAAGTTGGTATTTCTCCCATGCCATCAATTAAAGAAAAATTTACCGCACCTGAAATTTATTCCCAATACCGCAACTCTGTTTTCCTTATTAAACGAAACTAG